CTCGGACGAGGATTCAAACACCCGGGCGATCTCCTCAATGCGCGTGGTGATGGGACAGGGAGGAAGGCTCTCCAAAAAGATCGCGCCGTAGTTTTTGGTACGAATACGCGGATCGAGAACGGACAGAACACCTACGTCACGTCGGCTGCGGATGAGGCGTCCGAGCCCCTGCTTGAGCATGATGACGGCTTGAGGAACCGAATAGTCGTAGAAGGCATTCCCGCCCATTTCCTCAATATACCGGGCACGCGCTGCAATGACGGGATCTGTGGGAACAGCAAAGGGAAGACGGTCAATGATGACGGCGCTCAGCGCGTCGCCTTGAACATCAACTCCCTGCCAGAAACTCGCCGTGGCAAAGAGAACCGAATGCGGAGTGGTGCGAAATCGGTGAAGCAATCCGGCCTTTGACCCTTCTCCCTGAACGAAGCAGGGGAAATCAACCCGGTGCTTCACCCGCTGATAGATCTCGTTCATCTGGCCGATCGCCGTACAGAGAACGAAGGCACGGCCACGACTGATCTCCAGAATCTTCACGATCTCGGCAACGGCCGCTTCGACAAACGCCGGATCGCGGGGATCGGGCATATTCGGAGGAAGGTAAAGGATCGCCTGCCGGCTATAGTCAAAGTGGGAGGGGATGATCAGTTCCTCCGCCGTGTGAATGCCCAGCCGGGATTTGATGTAGGCGAAGCTGCCACCGCTTGTCAACGTCGCTGATGTCAGGATTGCCGTCGGCACGTGGTTGAACAATCGTTCGGCCAAAATCTCCGAGACATCAATCGGCGTGGCCTGAAGGAAGATACCCCGCCCCCGCCGCTCATACCAGTAAACAAATCGGGGATCGGAACCCGTCATGATGAATTCCAGATCACGGCGAAGCTGCACTGTACGCCGAATCAACGCCTCAACTTCCGGTGGAGGAGACGATACTGAAGCCAGAAGGGTCTCCAGGCGCGACAGTGTGTGCAAAAGCTCAACCAGACTCTCTCCCAAAGGCGTTAAGCCACCTACACCCGTATCCTCCGACGAAGGGGAGGCGGACTTTTGACGCGACGAGCGGCGAGGTCTTCGCTCGATAAGATGT
The sequence above is drawn from the Blastocatellia bacterium genome and encodes:
- a CDS encoding ATP-dependent DNA helicase — translated: MDEIFGPGGLIARHHPQYEYRPGQIRMAEAVARAIESGGHLLVEAGTGTGKTLAYLVPALASAERVIISTGTKTLQEQLYLKDLPFLEKALGRKLRVTYMKGRSNYVCLYRLKKAAQAPLLTDVDDVDYFDAVRRWASQSETGDRAELTDLPENLSFWSAIDARSEICLGQKCPDYEPCFITKMRERAAKADVVIVNHHLFFVDLALRGHEYGSIIPDYSVVIFDEAHELEDIASEYFGAQVSTYRVAELIRDAQMLPLTDPTLAKEVSAVCLRLQQRAERFWLGFQAEAAMNDGRYPLHPHLIERRPRRSSRQKSASPSSEDTGVGGLTPLGESLVELLHTLSRLETLLASVSSPPPEVEALIRRTVQLRRDLEFIMTGSDPRFVYWYERRGRGIFLQATPIDVSEILAERLFNHVPTAILTSATLTSGGSFAYIKSRLGIHTAEELIIPSHFDYSRQAILYLPPNMPDPRDPAFVEAAVAEIVKILEISRGRAFVLCTAIGQMNEIYQRVKHRVDFPCFVQGEGSKAGLLHRFRTTPHSVLFATASFWQGVDVQGDALSAVIIDRLPFAVPTDPVIAARARYIEEMGGNAFYDYSVPQAVIMLKQGLGRLIRSRRDVGVLSVLDPRIRTKNYGAIFLESLPPCPITTRIEEIARVFESSSENHT